One Zeugodacus cucurbitae isolate PBARC_wt_2022May chromosome 3, idZeuCucr1.2, whole genome shotgun sequence genomic region harbors:
- the LOC105216510 gene encoding chromodomain-helicase-DNA-binding protein 1, translated as MSQVHNESINSIGSEDNDENHEDQNASESGSGSSSGSDSDSDSSSSSSNSSRRHSSPERGSHASDQSYDSDDNAQDGHTQQQTTTAVESVSTRSDFPPTSAAAQEDTKTNGYSDDNESESDSNSDSNSESNEDEDEENHGAEMDQDVANSTHNLTNNTSATTVNTTTNTSTDNNTSNTTNDGDEDSQEGDTSFADEDGGHHNSTAEGCESKSRTDNMATSNPLPKMVSQSTLAATALPQQNVENMQHDEDGDDDGEASESGDSAEKSSNSSAAESPTASSSSSSEDDEDDYQPKRSTRTARKQPSATAAEKTAKKAMKKRKKQNWDSDESDESDADSDMSAPRRRKANAKGGNAKASQRRGKKASYSSDESDDGEEDSKRFGTRRTAAAVSYKEASEDDKTDSEDLLEVEYDESQAAVAEEEDKCETIERILAQRRGRKGCTGNPTTIYAIEEHGVDPNDGVDENDYENTETQYLIKWKGWSYIHNTWESETTLREQKVKGMKKLDNFVKKEQDIEYWRRYAGPEDIDYFECQLELQNDLLKSYNNVDRIIARNQKPDGMSEYLCKWQSLPYAEATWEDGTLVQRKWQRCVEHYEEREISKCTPSRHCKVLKYRPKFYKIRDQPDFLSDGLTLRDYQMDGLNWLLHSWCKENSVILADEMGLGKTIQTICFLYSLFKVHHLYGPFLCVVPLSTMTAWQREFDLWAPDMNVVTYLGDVKSREMIRQYEWQFEGSKRLKFNCILTTYEIVLKDKLFLGTLQWAALLVDEAHRLKNDDSLLYKSLKEFETNHRLLITGTPLQNSLKELWALLHFIMPDRFVTWEEFEVQHGNAADKGYTKLHQQLEPYILRRVKKDVEKSLPAKVEQILRVEMTLMQKQYYKWILTKNFDALRKGKKGSTSTFLNIVIELKKCCNHAALIRPSEFDLIGLQQEEALQTLLKGSGKLVLLDKLLCRLKETGHRVLIFSQMVRMLDVLADYLQKRHFPFQRLDGSIKGEMRRQALDHFNAEGSQDFCFLLSTRAGGLGINLATADTVIIFDSDWNPQNDLQAQARAHRIGQKNQVNIYRLVTARSVEEQIVERAKQKMVLDHLVIQRMDTTGRTVLDKSGGSSTNATPFNKDDLSAILKFGAEELFKDEQENDDELVCDIDEILRRAETRNEDPEMPGDDLLSAFKVASIATFEEEPSETTKDDDHMGGEEEDTKDWDDIIPEDFRKKVEDQERVKEMEDLYLPPRRKTAAANQDSNMSSKRGGRKGQQPDESGADSDYELGSDASGEDGRPKKRGRPTNKEKIPGFTDAEIRRFIKSYKKFPAPLERLEAIACDAELQEKPLAELKRIGEMLHDRCVQFLEEHKDDPPIMPKNQTDDTVAAKQRRTRATYSVKLGGVSFNAKTLLSCEEELKPLNDIVPSATSERYSWQLNIKTRPANFDTDWGIDEDSKLLCGIYQYGIGSWEQMKMDPSLKLTEKILFNDSRKPQAKHLQSRAEYLLKIIKKNVELKRGVQRKQRKPRKPREAKVSGNVSTNNATVSLTPERKPRHISESHLGDDASQSAHEGAERKPRSRDSTSKNESIDHDATTTIAESADTAPTATTKKKSKRNSTGKEGKTGGRIKKSSASESTANNKPMHFTANNEPRALEVLGDLDPNVFNECKEKMRPVKKALIALDRPDTSLSGQEQERHTRECLLSIGRQIDACLEAYKEPEKKEWRSNLWYFVSKFTEFDARKLFKLYKHTSKNAEDAAGGNGAAGGANVASSTEKSAKANSQSPKKRPRSDAQIENGTTAVSEKKKKKKDKEKDKAKEKDKTRDKKEKHGVAPNADKSKRLPGLDTSLKRKRDENDVGSASGNAVDSKGMSYKRQNMNAVGRSRDERKKPYTTDGVGSTNRGSSGIPPAGSGDRRSSMNSPSTQNNRSMHSGNPRMTPNAAGTPGSVPGSGNYSTPGGASDSRNISSPYMDSNERWGHGRDRYGNSDYKRERYDNYGGRGSVGGGSYHRDHRDRDRDRRPDKRRYPPPHAPPPLPYAGYHMNPNYYMGNGSLPPGAAPPHAPYRGDPRYASTGDWPRDSRMDFPPDYRRGDYERRPQS; from the exons GTACACAATGAATCCATCAATAGCATAGGATCGGAAGATAATGACGAAAACCACGAAGATCAGAACGCATCTGAAAGTGGTAGTGGCAGTTCCTCAGGATCTGATTCCGATTCAGATAGCTCATCATCGTCTTCTAACTCAAGCCGAAGACACAGTTCACCAGAGCGAGGGTCGCATGCTAGTGACCAAAGCTATGACAGCGATGACAATGCCCAAGATGGGCATACCCAACAACAAACCACAACCGCAGTTGAGAGTGTCTCAACAAGGTCTGACTTTCCGCCCACATCAGCAGCAGCTCAAGAGGATACCAAAACTAATGGTTACTCAGACGACAACGAATCCGAAAGCGATTCGAATTCCGATTCTAATTCAGAGAGCAATGAAGACGAGGATGAGGAAAATCATGGTGCAGAAATGGACCAAGACGTTGCAAATTCCACACACAATCTTACCAACAACACATCGGCAACAACTGTTAATACTACCACAAACACATCAACAGACAACAATACCTCAAATACAACAAACGACGGCGATGAAGACTCGCAAGAAGGAGACACAAGCTTTGCGGATGAGGATGGTGGTCACCACAATAGCACAGCCGAAGGCTGTGAGAGTAAAAGTAGAACCGACAATATGGCAACATCGAATCCATTACCAAAGATGGTATCCCAATCAACCCTAGCAGCCACAGCATTACCCCAACAAAACGTTGAAAATATGCAACATGATGAAGACGGTGATGACGACGGCGAAGCATCTGAATCGGGCGATTCTGCCGAAAAGAGTTCTAACTCGTCAGCTGCAGAGTCACCAACTgcaagcagtagcagcagcagcgaagACGATGAGGACGACTACCAGCCAAAACGAAGTACGCGCACAGCTAGGAAACAGCCGAGTGCAACAGCGGCGGAGAAGACCGCAAAGAAGGCAATGAAAAAAcggaaaaaacaaaa tTGGGACTCAGACGAAAGTGATGAAAGCGATGCGGACAGCGATATGTCAGCGCCGCGACGACGTAAGGCGAACGCCAAGGGAGGCAATGCTAAGGCATCACAACGTCGTGGCAAAAAAGCTTCCTATTCCAGCGACGAAAGTGATGATGGTGAAGAAGATAGCAAAAG GTTTGGAACGCGACGAACAGCGGCCGCGGTTAGCTACAAAGAAGCATCTGAAGATGACAAAACAGACTCAGAAGATCTCTTAGAAGTCGAATATGATGAAAGCCAAGCGGCGGttgcagaagaagaagataagtgTGAAACAATCGAGCGTATTTTGGCGCAGCGTCGTGGTCGAAAAGGTTGTACAGGAAACCCAACCACAATTTATGCCATAGAGGAACATGGCGTCGATCCTAACGACGGCGTCGATGAGAACGATTACGAAAATACTGAAACGCAGTATTTAATCAAATGGAAGGGATGGTCATACATACACAACACGTGGGAATCAGAAACGACACTACGTGAGCAAAAAGTAAAAGGCATGAAAAAACTtgataattttgtgaaaaaggaACAAGATATTGAGTATTGGCGTCGGTATGCTGGTCCTGAAGATATCGATTACTTTGAGTGCCAATTAGAATTACAGAATGATTTGCTCAAATCATACAATAATGTAGATCGTATCATAGCGCGTAACCAAAAACCAGATGGCATGTCtgaatatttgtgtaaatgGCAATCGCTGCCTTATGCAGAGGCTACGTGGGAAGATGGTACGTTAGTGCAACGCAAATGGCAACGATGTGTAGAGCACTATGAAGAACGTGAAATATCCAAATGCACACCATCTCGCCACTGCAAGGTGCTCAAGTATCGACCGAAATTCTATAAAATACGCGATCAGCCTGATTTTCTAAGCGATGGCTTAACTTTGCGTGATTATCAAATGGACGGTCTTAATTGGCTATTGCACTCGTGGTGTAAAGAGAATTCCGTTATACTTGCCGACGAAATGGGTCTTGGTAAAACCATACAAACCATTTGCTTTctatattcattatttaaagTGCATCACTTGTATGGGCCATTTTTGTGTGTCGTGCCGCTAAGTACTATGACAGCGTGGCAGCGCGAATTTGATCTCTGGGCACCCGATATGAATGTTGTTACATATTTGGGTGATGTAAAATCGCGTGAAATGATACGCCAATATGAATGGCAATTTGAGGGTTCGAAAAGACTGAAATTCAACTGCATTCTAACCACATATGAGATTGTACTGAAG GACAAATTATTCCTCGGTACCTTGCAATGGGCCGCTTTGCTAGTTGACGAAGCTCACCGCTTAAAAAACGATGATTCGTTGTTGTATAAATCTCTCAAAGAGTTCGAAACGAACCATCGTTTATTAATCACTGGCACACCCTTGCAAAATTCACTCAAAGAGCTATGGGCTTTGCTACACTTCATTATGCCCGATCGTTTTGTTACTTGGGAAGAGTTCGAAGTGCAGCATGGCAATGCTGCCGATAAAGGTTATACCAAATTGCATCAGCAACTTGAGCCTTACATTTTACGGCGAGTGAAGAAGGATGTCGAAAAGTCATTGCCAGCCAAGGTAGAACAAATATTACGCGTCGAAATGACATTAATGCAAAAGCAATACTACAAATGGATTTTGACGAAGAATTTCGACGCGTTGCGCAAGGGCAAAAAAGGTTCCACCTCTACATTCTTGAATATTGTAATCGAATTGAAGAAATGTTGCAATCACGCTGCACTAATTCGGCCGTCAGAATTCGATTTGATTGGTCTACAGCAGGAGGAGGCACTGCAAACCTTGCTAAAAGGTTCCGGAAAATTAGTGCTTTTAGACAAATTATTGTGCCGCCTCAAAGAGACTGGTCATCGTGTGTTGATTTTCTCGCAGATGGTACGCATGCTGGACGTGCTGGCTGATTATCTGCAAAAACGACACTTTCCGTTTCAACGCCTTGATGGCAGCATAAAAGGTGAAATGCGACGTCAAGCACTGGACCACTTCAATGCCGAAGGCAGTCAGGACTTCTGTTTTCTGTTGTCCACGCGCGCTGGTGGTTTAGGTATCAATTTGGCAACAGCCGATACAGTCATCATCTTTGATTCCGATTGGAATCCGCAAAATGATTTGCAGGCACAAGCGCGTGCACATCGTATTGGTCAAAAAAATCAAGTGAATATATATCGTTTGGTGACAGCGCGTTCGGTTGAGGAGCAAATTGTGGAACGTGCGAAACAAAAAATGGTGCTTGATCATCTTGTGATACAGCGTATGGACACAACCGGTCGTACGGTGTTGGACAAAAGTGGTGGCAGCTCAACAAATGCCACACCATTTAACAAAGATGATTTGTCGGCTATTTTGAAATTCGGTGCCGAAGAGTTATTTAAAGATGAACAGGAGAATGACGATGAGCTGGTTTGCGACATTGATGAAATCTTGCGGCGTGCAGAAACACGAAATGAGGATCCCGAAATGCCAGGTGATGATTTGCTGTCTGCGTTTAAAGTTGCCAGTATCGCTACATTTGAGGAGGAGCCCAGTGAGACTACTAAAGACGATGATCATATGGGTGGAGAGGAAGAAGATACAAAAGATTGGGATGATATAATACCGGAGGATTTCCGAAAGAAAGTTGAAGACCAAGAACGTGTTAAAGAGATGGAAGATCTGTATTTACCTCCACGAAGAAAGACTGCGGCAGCCAATCAG gatTCCAATATGTCGTCTAAACGCGGCGGAAGGAAAGGTCAACAACCGGATGAGTCAGGTGCGGACTCGGATTATGAACTTGGTTCGGATGCAAGTGGTGAAGATGGACGTCCAAAGAAACGTGGTCGGCCTACAAATAAGGAGAAAATACCCGGTTTTACCGATGCGGAAATAAGGCGTTTTATCAAATCGTATAAAAAATTCCCCGCCCCACTTGAACGTTTAGAAGCAATCGCATGTGATGCAGAGCTGCAAGAAAAACCATTGGCAGAATTAAAAAGAATCGGTGAAATGCTTCATGATCGTTGCGTGCAATTTCTCGAAGAACACAAAGATGACCCGCCAATTATGCCAAAGAATCAAACTGATGACACTGTTGCTGCAAAACAGAGACGCACGCGTGCCACATATTCTGTGAAACTGGGTGGTGTCTCGTTTAATGCCAAAACCTTGTTATCATGCGAagaagaactgaagccgctcaaTGATATCGTGCCTAGTGCGACAAGTGAACGCTACAGTTGGCAACTTAACATAAAGACTAGACCTGCGAATTTCGACACAGACTGGGGTATTGATGAAGACTCTAAGCTGTTATGCGGTATTTATCAGTACGGCATTGGCTCTTGGGAACAGATGAAAATGGATCCGAGTTTAAAACTTACAGAGAAAATCCTATTCAATGATTCTCGGAAGCCACAAGCGAAGCATTTGCAATCGAGAGcggaatatttgttaaaaatcatcaaaaagaATGTTGAACTGAAAAGGGGTGTGCAACGCAAGCAGCGTAAACCGCGTAAGCCACGAGAAGCTAAAGTCAGCGGAAATGTTAGCACTAATAATGCGACCGTGTCACTGACGCCCGAACGTAAGCCGCGACACATATCCGAGTCCCATCTCGGGGACGATGCTTCACAGTCGGCACACGAAGGTGCTGAACGTAAGCCACGCTCACGTGATAGTACATCTAAAAATGAAAGTATTGACCACGACGCTACCACAACTATAGCCGAGTCTGCAGATACTGCGCCAACTGCAACTACGAAAAAGAAATCGAAACGTAATTCCACTGGAAAAGAGGGTAAGACTGGTGGTCGCATAAAGAAATCTAGTGCATCCGAATCGACGGCGAACAACAAACCTATGCATTTTACAGCGAACAATGAGCCACGCGCACTCGAAGTACTTGGTGATCTGGATCCCAATGTGTTTAACGAATGTAAAGAAAAAATGCGACCAGTTAAGAAAGCGCTAATTGCCCTCGACCGGCCGGACACTAGTCTCTCCGGTCAGGAACAAGAGCGACACACCCGCGAATGCTTGCTATCGATCGGACGTCAAATCGATGCTTGTTTAGAGGCTTACAAGGAACCCGAAAAGAAAGAATGGCGTAGTAATTTATGGTATTTCGTGTCGAAATTTACTGAATTCGACGCGAGAAAGCTCTTCAAGTTATACAAGCATACATCAAAGAACGCAGAGGATGCAGCAGGTGGTAATGGTGCAGCTGGTGGTGCGAACGTTGCGAGTTCAACGGAAAAAAGTGCCAAAGCGAATTCTCAATCGCCTAAAAAACGTCCGCGCAGTGATGCACAAATTGAAAATGGGACTACCGCGGTTAgtgagaagaagaaaaagaagaaagacAAAGAGAAGGATAAGGCTAAGGAGAAAGACAAAACTCGAGATAAGAAGGAGAAGCATGGTGTTGCACCGAATGCGGACAAATCGAAGCGCTTGCCTGGATTAGACACGTCATTGAAGAGAAAGCGGGATGAAAACGACGTAGGCAGCGCCAGCGGCAATGCTGTCGATAGCAAGGGAATGTCGTACAAACGGCAAAATATGAACGCTGTTGGGAG aaGTCGTGATGAACGGAAAAAACCCTACACTACGGACGGTGTTGGCTCTACAAATCGCGGTAGCAGTGGTATACCACCTGCTGGAAGTGGCGATCGACGAAGTTCCATGAACTCACCTTCAACCCAAAACAATCGCAGTATGCATAGTGGCAACCCAAGAATGACGCCAAATGCGGCGGGTACCCCGGGCAGTGTACCAGGCAGTGGGAACTACAGCACACCTGGTGGGGCGAGTGATTCACGCAATATATCTTCTCCTTATATGGATAGCAATGAACGATGGGGGCATGGTCGGGATCG GTATGGCAATTCAGATTACAAACGAGAGCGTTATGATAATTACGGTGGGCGTGGTAGCGTAGGTGGTGGTAGTTATCATCGTGATCATCGCGATCGTGACAGAGACCGAAGACCAGACAAAAGACG ATATCCCCCTCCTCATGCGCCACCTCCCCTCCCATATGCTGGTTATCACATGAACCCCAACTATTACATGGGCAATGGTAGTTTGCCACCGGGTGCAGCACCACCACATGCTCCATATCGTGGCGACCCGCGTTATGCATCAACTGGCGATTGGCCACGTGACAGTCGTATGGATTTTCCACCCGATTACCGTAGGGGTGACTACGAGCGGCGACCGCAATCATAA